The Rhodanobacter sp. LX-99 genome segment TGCCGCAATGCGCCGCCTCGCCCACCGTGCCCTGCAAGGCCACGCAGCGCGGCTGCGCGGCGTTGGTGCCGCGCATCGCCAGGCGATGCGGATCCAGCTTTTCGGTCAGCTCCGGCGGCACCTTGCCGCCGAGGAAGGCTTCCGCCTCCGACCAATGGAACGCCACGCGAAAGAACGCGCAGCAGGCACCGCAACGCAAGCAGGGATGTTCCATCGAAGGGACCGGGGGCGCCCCGAGGCGCGCAGGAGGCGAATTCTAGAGCAGCGAAGATCCGTTGCGCAGCAGCGGAGGGGAAACTGCCCTCCGTGCGTCGCAGGGAAGGGCATTCGAAAGCGGGCGATCACGCAGCGCTCGCCGCTCGAGCCCTCATGGTTCGCCGGCGAAGGTGTTGCACTGGGCAACGTCGCCGCTGCCGAAGCCGGCCTTGAACCATTTCACCCGCTGCGCCGAGGTGCCGTGGGTGAACGTGTCCGGCCGCACGCGGCCTTGCGCCTGCTGCTGCAGGGCGTCGTCGCCGATGTGGCTGGCCGCGTTCAGGGCTTCCTCGATGTCGCCCGGCTGCAGCCATTGCAGGCTCTGCTGGCTGTGGTTCGCCCACACGCCCGCGTAGCAATCCGCCTGCAGTTCCTGCCGCACCGACAGGCCATCGGCGCCGTCCATCGGCGCGCCGCGTCGACGCGCCTCGTCGACCTTGTCGAACACGCCGGTCAGCTTCTGCACGTGGTGGCCGACCTCGTGCGCGATCACATAGGCGCGGGCGAAGTCGCCGGAGGAGTGCAGTTCGTCCTGCAGTTGCTGGAAGAACGCCAGGTCCAGGTACACCTTCTGGTCGCCCGGACAATAGAACGGCCCCACCGCCGTGGTGGCGCCGCCGCAGGCCGTGTTCACGCCGCCGCTGAACAGGTGCAGCTTGGGCTCGACGTAGGTCGCGCCATGCGCCTGGAAGATCGCGCCCCAGCTCTGCTCGGTCGAATGCAAGATCGCGCTGACGAAGGCCTGCTGCTCGGGATCGACCTGGGCCGGCGTGCTGTTCTGCATCGGGGCGCCCGGTTGGGTACCGCTCTGGTCCAGCAGCGCCAGCGGATTCTTGAAGAAGATCCAGCCCAGCAGCGCCAGCACGATCAGGCCGCCCAGGCCCATGCGGCCACCGCCGCCGAAACGCGGGCCACCGCCGCCACCGCTGTCGACCTCGACGTTGCTGCTGCTGCCGCCTTTTCGCCAATCCATAGGAATCCCTTGTTGACCGATGCACGCGCCCCGATGCCGCGTGGCGACGATAGCGCGTCGACCGGGATCACGCCACGGCACGCGCTGCCGCTAAAGTAGGCGACCTTTTGTGAGGATTTCAGCATGACCCACCTGCCCGCCCTGGTCACCCTGCTCGCCGTGCTGCTGCTGTTCGGCACCATGTGGGCCGTCGGCCACGCCCGCGGCAAGTACGGGATCAAGGCCCCGGCCACCAGCGGCGACCCGGCCTTCGAGCGCGCCTACCGGGTGCAGATGAATACCCTGGAAAGCACGGTGATGTTCCTGCCCACGCTGTGGCTGGCGGCGAACTACGGCTTCAGCGGCTGGGCCGGCGTGGCGGGACTGGCCTGGATCGTCGGCCGCGTGTGGTACGCGCTGGCCTACCTGAAGGATCCCGCCAAACGCGGCCCCGGCTACATGGTCGGCATGCTCGGCTGGGCCGCGCTGCTGGTGCTGGCCTGCATCGGCGTCGGCCGGGCCATGCTGGTCGGCTGAACAGTTTCTCAGGCCAGCAGGCCGGGGGCGATCGCGCTCAATACCCACACGCGATGCGGCACCGCCATCGGCTCGGCCGCATGACGGGCGGCCAGCATGTCGGCCAGTTCGGCATCGAAGCGTGCCACCTTCGCCTCGTCCAGCGTGGCGCCGATGCCGGCGCTGGCACGGATGCGGCCGCGCCAGTCCACGTGGCTGTACGGCACGTCCAGGTCGAACGAGTACGTGCGCAGGCCGCCGAAGCCGGCTTCCGCCACGTCCTTCAGCCACGCCGGATACAAGCCGCTGCCGCTGTGCAGCGTCCAGGCCGGGTTATAGGCGAGGATCAACCGTTCGGTGTCCTGCACCATGTTGCCGGCCAGCGGCACCCAGTCGAAATGCGCGATCAGCAGCCGCCCGCCCGGCCGCAACCACTTGCGCACCAGCGCCGCCGTGCGCGGCCGGTCGAACCAGTGCCAGCACTGGCCGGCGGTGATCGCGTCGAACGAGGCAGCGGCGAACTCGGCGTTCTCGACCCGCGCACGCACCTGCTTCACCTGCACGCCGGCGGCCCGATCCATCTCCGCGGCCTGCGCCAGCAGCGGCGCGGAATGATCCAGTCCGGTCACCTCGCAGCCGCGCACGGCCAGGCCACGGGCGACCGTGCCGGTGCCGGTGCCCAGGTCGAGAACGACGTCACCCTTGTGCACGCTGCCGTCGACGAACAGGCGCTCGAAGAACACCTCCGGGAACCCCGCCCGATGGCGCGCGTAATCGCTGGCAGTCCTGCCGAAATCGGTAGTCATCGACACTCCCCCGTGATCGTCTGCAAGCCGATGTTACCGAGATGGTCTTGCGCTGCAAGCAAATGCATGCCGCCATGCCGGTCGGCAGGATTGCGCAAGCGGCCTGCAAGGCACTAGCTTGGAGGCAGCACATGCCGCCCGCGGCGTCCGCTTTCGCCATTCGTCGCCACAGGTACGCTTGCCGCATGGAAATCAGCTGCACCGAGGTCTCACCCTTGCCGCCTGCGCTCCCGACCGGCAGGGCCGCCCCCGGCCTGCGGGCCAGCGCGAGCATCATCGCCACCTACTTCGTGCTGCAGTTCGCGGTTGGCATCGCGTTCGCGCTGGCGATCGGCGTGACGGCGGCCCTCAGCCCCACCGGGCCAGGCATCGACGCCGCGATCCGCACGACCCTGGGGCAACCCGCCATGCAGGCGCTGGTGGCGATCCTCTCGCTTGGCGTGGCCGCACCGCTGACCCTGTGGCTGGCACGCCGTGCATGGCCGCAGCTGTGGTCGCTGGCGCGGCCGCCGGGTTTCGGTTTCACGCCACCGCGCCACCTGTCGTTCTTCGCGCTGGCGGTAGCGGCCGGACTGGCGGCGCCCATCCTGGGCTCGTTGCTGACCCAATGGCTGGCCCACGGCCACACGGTGACCCAGGACATCCAGCAGATCGGCGGCAACACCCCGCTGGGGCTGCGCATTCCGCTGGTGCTGGTGGTGGTGTGCGTGGGGCCGCTGGTGGAAGAGTTGCTGTTCCGCGGCGTGCTGCTGTCGGCCTTGATGAATCGCGTGCACGTCGGCTGGGCAGTAACCGGCAGCTCGCTGCTGTTTGCGCTGGTGCATCTGCCGGGGCTGCAATACCAGTGGTACGCGCTGCCGAACCTGATCCTGCTGGCGCTGCTGCTGGCCGGGCTGCGGCTGCATTCGGGCTCGATCTGGCCGGCGGTGACGGCGCACGGCGCCAACAACCTGCTGGCCGTCGCCGCCTGGTTCGTGGCGATCAATCCGCCGGGCTGATCCCGCCGCGACGCAGCAGCCGTGCCGTCTCGAACAGCGGCAAGCCCATCACCCCGGAATAACTGCCGTCGAGGTGCTCGACCAGGGTCGCGCCGCGGCCCTGGATCGCATACGCACCGGCCTTGCCGAACGGCTCGCCGGTGGCGACGTAGGCAGCGATGGTGGGCTCGTCCAGCGCGGCGAAGCAAACCCGCGACACGCACACCTCGCACTGCTCGCCGGCCGCGCCGACCAGCCACGCCGCCGAGATCACCGCATGCGTGCGGCCCGACAGCCGGCGCAGCATCGCCGCCGCAGCGGCGGCATCCTGCGGCTTGCCGAACACCTCGTCGTCCAGCACCACCTCGGTGTCCGCGCCGAGCACCAGCGCACCGCCCGCGTGCGCCAATGCGGCCAGGCCGGCTCTCGCCTTGTCGCGCGCCACCCGGCTCACATAGTCCCGCGGCGATTCGCCCGGCGCGCGCTGTTCGGGCACATCGACATCGAGCACGGCGAAGTCCACGCCGAGCTGTTCCAGCAGCTGGCGCCGGCGCGGCGACTGCGAGGCGAGGTAGAGAGCCGGCGTCACAGCGTCAGGCTGTATTCGCAAAACTGGCGGTCGCGCTGCCAGCCCAGCGACTCGTACAGCGCCTGCGCCGGCGCGTTGTCCAGCGCGGTGGACAGCGACAAACTGGCCGCGCCCAGTGCGCGCGCGTGCTCCACCGCGGCGCCGAGCAGGCCCGCTGCCACGCCCTGGCGCCGCGCGGGTGCGGTCACGAACAGATCGTTGAGCAGCCAGGTGCGCACGGTGCGTACCGAGGAGAACAGCGGATACAGCTGGGTGAAGCCGAGCCCGGCGCCGTGTTCGCCCCGAGCCAGCAGGATCAGCGACTCGCGGTGGTGAAAACGCTCCGCCAGGAAATCCCGCGCGCGCGCCAGGTCCGCCGGCTGGCCGTAGAACTGGCGGTAGCCGTCGAACAGCGGCGCCAGCGTGTCGAGGTCGAGGATCGTGGCCTGGCGGATCTGGAAAGACATGGCGGAGACTCCGTGGGGTGTCAGGCGCGATGGTAAGGGTGGCCGGCCACGATCGTGGTGGCGCGATACAGCTGTTCGGCCAGTACCAGCCGCACCAGCATGTGCGGCAGGGTCAGCGGGCCCAGCGACCAGCACTGGTCGGCGCGCGCGAGTACCTCGGGCGCGTGGCCGTCCGGACCGCCGATCAGGAACGCCAGGTCGCGCCCGGCCATGCGCCATTTCGCCAGCTGTTCGGCCAGTTCCTCGCTGGACCAGTTCCTGCCGTGGCCATCGAGCGCGATCACGTGGATGTCGTGCGGCAACGCCGCGAGAATCGCGGCGCCCTCATCCTGGATCGCCCGTGCATCGTCGCGGCCCTTGCCGCGGTTGCCGGGCTTCAGTTCGACCAGTTCCAGCGGCAACTCGTGCGACAGCCGCTTGCGGTATTCGGCAAAGCCTTCCGCCACCCAGCCGGGCATGCGTTCACCGACGGCGATCAGGCGCGCACGCATGCCGTGGGTTCGACTCAGCTGGCTTGCGCGGCGTCGATTTCGTGCCCGTGGTCACCCACCGTCCACAGCCGCTCCAGGCCGTAGAACTCGCGGATGCGCGGCAACATCACATGGACGATCACGTCGCCCAGGTCGACCAGCACCCATTCGCCTTCCTGTTCGCCTTCCACGCCCAGCGGCATCACGCCCGCCTTCTTGGCGAACTTGCCCACTTCGTCGGCGATGGATTTGACGTGGCGTGCCGAAGTGCCCGAGGCAATCACCAGCAGGTCGGCGATGGAGGTCTTGCCGCGGACGTCGATCTCGCGCACGTCCTTGGCCTTCAGTTCTTCGAGCGCGTCGATGACCGACTTGCGCAGGGTGGCCGTGGTGACGGCCTTGTGGGTGCGGGCTGTGCTCAAGAGGATGGGCCTCGATGCGGGATCGCAGCGCAAAATGGCGCGGGCGCAGTATAACCGCCCAACCGCAACGGCACGTCAAGGCGCCAACGACGCGGAGCGCAGTCGTTCAATGCGCCAGCGACCGCCTGGCCAGCCGGTATTCGTGCATCAGCCGCGCCACCAGTTCGGCGGCGGGTTGCGGACGCACCAGGCCGGCGGCCTGGCCGCACCATTCGGACAGCAGGTCGCCGCGCCCGGCTTCGGCAGCGGCGCGGCGCAATGGCGCGGTGAGCGCGTTCAGCACCGGATACGGCAGGCCCTGGACCGCCTGCGGCATGGCTTCGACGAAGCGGTTGCGCAGGCCGCGCGCCGCGCGCCCGGAAAAGCCGCGGATGGTGGTGACCCGGTGTTCCTCGGCATGCTGCAGGTCCCGCTTCCACGCCTCGGCGGCCGAGCACTCCGGGCAGGTGAGGAAGGCGGTGCCGAGCTGGCTGGCCGCCGCGCCGAGCACTTCCGCCGCCAGCATGCCGCGGCCATCCATGATGCCGCCGGCGGCGATCACCGGAACATCCCGCGCACAGGCCTGCAACGCACGCACCGCCAGCGGCAGCAGCGCGAACAGGCCGATCATCGCGTCCTCGGCCTCGTGCAGGAAGCTGCCGCGATGGCCGCCGGCCTCGGCGCCCTGCATGGACACCGCGTCGGCGCCGGCGTCCGCCCAGGCGCGCGCCTCGACCACCGTGGTGGCGGTGCCGATCACGCAGATGTCGCGCTGGCGCAGCTCGTGCAGTTGCGCCGGACTGATCATGCCGAACGCGAAAATCGCCGCCGCCGGGCGCGCCTCGCACAGCGCGGCGAACTGGTCGGAGAAGCGTGGCGCCCAACGCGGCGGCAGGCTGGTGCGCACGTCGAGGCCTTCGCGCGCCATCAGCGCATCGAGCTGCTCGCGCGCCTTCGCCACCGCCACCATGTCGGCTTCGAATTCGTCCGGCAGCACGAACAGGCCGATCGCATGGGGCTGGGCACTGAGGGCACGGACCCGCGCCGCCTGCTCGATGATCGCCGCCGGCTCCAGGTAGCCGGCACCGAGCGAACCCAGCCCACCGGCATTCGACACCGCCGCCACCAGCGCCGGCGGCGTCGAACCGGACATCGGGGCCTGGATCAGCGGGTGCTCGATGCCGAGCCGGCTGGCGAACGACGGGGCCATGCGTGGTGTCCTGCGGCAGTGAATGGCCGGAGTATCCGCCACTGCCGCGCGCGGCAGAAGCCGCCGGCAGGTCCACCAGCCGGCGGCGATCGCTCAGCCGCCGGATTTCATGGCGTCGCCTTTCATCGCGTCGCCTTTCATCGCGTCGCCCTTCATCGCATCCTTCTTCA includes the following:
- a CDS encoding neutral zinc metallopeptidase, with product MDWRKGGSSSNVEVDSGGGGGPRFGGGGRMGLGGLIVLALLGWIFFKNPLALLDQSGTQPGAPMQNSTPAQVDPEQQAFVSAILHSTEQSWGAIFQAHGATYVEPKLHLFSGGVNTACGGATTAVGPFYCPGDQKVYLDLAFFQQLQDELHSSGDFARAYVIAHEVGHHVQKLTGVFDKVDEARRRGAPMDGADGLSVRQELQADCYAGVWANHSQQSLQWLQPGDIEEALNAASHIGDDALQQQAQGRVRPDTFTHGTSAQRVKWFKAGFGSGDVAQCNTFAGEP
- a CDS encoding MAPEG family protein, which translates into the protein MTHLPALVTLLAVLLLFGTMWAVGHARGKYGIKAPATSGDPAFERAYRVQMNTLESTVMFLPTLWLAANYGFSGWAGVAGLAWIVGRVWYALAYLKDPAKRGPGYMVGMLGWAALLVLACIGVGRAMLVG
- a CDS encoding nucleoside triphosphate pyrophosphatase; translated protein: MTPALYLASQSPRRRQLLEQLGVDFAVLDVDVPEQRAPGESPRDYVSRVARDKARAGLAALAHAGGALVLGADTEVVLDDEVFGKPQDAAAAAAMLRRLSGRTHAVISAAWLVGAAGEQCEVCVSRVCFAALDEPTIAAYVATGEPFGKAGAYAIQGRGATLVEHLDGSYSGVMGLPLFETARLLRRGGISPAD
- a CDS encoding type II CAAX endopeptidase family protein, giving the protein MPPALPTGRAAPGLRASASIIATYFVLQFAVGIAFALAIGVTAALSPTGPGIDAAIRTTLGQPAMQALVAILSLGVAAPLTLWLARRAWPQLWSLARPPGFGFTPPRHLSFFALAVAAGLAAPILGSLLTQWLAHGHTVTQDIQQIGGNTPLGLRIPLVLVVVCVGPLVEELLFRGVLLSALMNRVHVGWAVTGSSLLFALVHLPGLQYQWYALPNLILLALLLAGLRLHSGSIWPAVTAHGANNLLAVAAWFVAINPPG
- a CDS encoding nitronate monooxygenase, which produces MAPSFASRLGIEHPLIQAPMSGSTPPALVAAVSNAGGLGSLGAGYLEPAAIIEQAARVRALSAQPHAIGLFVLPDEFEADMVAVAKAREQLDALMAREGLDVRTSLPPRWAPRFSDQFAALCEARPAAAIFAFGMISPAQLHELRQRDICVIGTATTVVEARAWADAGADAVSMQGAEAGGHRGSFLHEAEDAMIGLFALLPLAVRALQACARDVPVIAAGGIMDGRGMLAAEVLGAAASQLGTAFLTCPECSAAEAWKRDLQHAEEHRVTTIRGFSGRAARGLRNRFVEAMPQAVQGLPYPVLNALTAPLRRAAAEAGRGDLLSEWCGQAAGLVRPQPAAELVARLMHEYRLARRSLAH
- the rlmH gene encoding 23S rRNA (pseudouridine(1915)-N(3))-methyltransferase RlmH — protein: MRARLIAVGERMPGWVAEGFAEYRKRLSHELPLELVELKPGNRGKGRDDARAIQDEGAAILAALPHDIHVIALDGHGRNWSSEELAEQLAKWRMAGRDLAFLIGGPDGHAPEVLARADQCWSLGPLTLPHMLVRLVLAEQLYRATTIVAGHPYHRA
- a CDS encoding YkgJ family cysteine cluster protein — its product is MEHPCLRCGACCAFFRVAFHWSEAEAFLGGKVPPELTEKLDPHRLAMRGTNAAQPRCVALQGTVGEAAHCGIYPQRPSVCREVQPSWEFGAASPQCDKARLAHGMPVLTPEDWLDPFDAGEPPLPQSA
- the rsfS gene encoding ribosome silencing factor, which codes for MSTARTHKAVTTATLRKSVIDALEELKAKDVREIDVRGKTSIADLLVIASGTSARHVKSIADEVGKFAKKAGVMPLGVEGEQEGEWVLVDLGDVIVHVMLPRIREFYGLERLWTVGDHGHEIDAAQAS
- a CDS encoding class I SAM-dependent methyltransferase — encoded protein: MTTDFGRTASDYARHRAGFPEVFFERLFVDGSVHKGDVVLDLGTGTGTVARGLAVRGCEVTGLDHSAPLLAQAAEMDRAAGVQVKQVRARVENAEFAAASFDAITAGQCWHWFDRPRTAALVRKWLRPGGRLLIAHFDWVPLAGNMVQDTERLILAYNPAWTLHSGSGLYPAWLKDVAEAGFGGLRTYSFDLDVPYSHVDWRGRIRASAGIGATLDEAKVARFDAELADMLAARHAAEPMAVPHRVWVLSAIAPGLLA
- a CDS encoding GNAT family N-acetyltransferase is translated as MSFQIRQATILDLDTLAPLFDGYRQFYGQPADLARARDFLAERFHHRESLILLARGEHGAGLGFTQLYPLFSSVRTVRTWLLNDLFVTAPARRQGVAAGLLGAAVEHARALGAASLSLSTALDNAPAQALYESLGWQRDRQFCEYSLTL